The following coding sequences are from one Rutidosis leptorrhynchoides isolate AG116_Rl617_1_P2 chromosome 11, CSIRO_AGI_Rlap_v1, whole genome shotgun sequence window:
- the LOC139875537 gene encoding uncharacterized protein, with protein sequence MTTAQAADATGTITSHVFVHHHALFVLLDSGSTHSIVSVKSSKYLKVSPTCLTTPFTISTPMGSIEIIDRVYQNCRLEFNDCMVPVNLFPMIMHDFDIILGMDRLSCHHATIDCYSKRILFGNHSIPDCVFNGDLPEKSIKVISALKAQKLISHGCVGYLASIHNLSIESPLLENIDVVREFPDVFPDELQGLPLVHEVEFLIDLIPGSQYISKAPYCMAPLELQELNEQL encoded by the exons ATGACTACTGCTCAGGCTGCTGACGCAACAG GTACTATTACTAGTCATGTATTTGTACACCATCATGCCCTCTTCGTTCTGCTTGATTCTGGATCTACACACTCGATTGTGTCTGTTAAGAGCTCGAAATATTTGAAGGTGTCTCCAACTTGTTTGACTACTCCGTTTACAATCTCTACCCCAATGGGTAGTattgaaattatagatcgtgtGTATCAAAACTGCCGTTTGGAATTCAATGACTGCATGGTTCCCGTAAATCTTTTTCCTATGATCATGCATGACTTTGACATTATTCTTGGCATGGATAGGTTATCTTGCCATCACGCGACTATTGATTGTTATTCTAAGAGAATTTTGTTTGGAAATCATTCTATACCCGATTGTGTCTTTAATGGTGATCTTCCTGAAAAATCTATTAAGGTTATCTCAGCGCTTAAGGCGCAAAAGCTCATTTCACATGGTTGTGTTGGTTATTTAGCTTCGATTCACAATTTGTCTATCGAGAGTCCTTTACTTGAAAATATTGACGTTGTTCGAgagtttcctgatgtatttcctgacgaattgcaAGGTTTGCCTCTAGTTCATGAAGTTGAATTTTTGATTGATTTGATTCCTGGTTCTCAATATATATCAAAAGCTCCTTATTGTATGGCACCACTCGAGTTGCAAGAACTCAATGAGCAATTGTAA